Proteins from a single region of Thunnus maccoyii chromosome 23, fThuMac1.1, whole genome shotgun sequence:
- the LOC121891226 gene encoding angiopoietin-related protein 5-like: protein MQNQQRAVSPQGTDCTQIKALLPQASSGVYVIQPAGVKTPFKVYCEMRSDGGWTVFQKRSGGLVSFNRKWAAYKNGFGCLTQDHWLGLQKVFCLTKNKTKRWSMRVDLWDHESGTAFAEYRNFRLGNEKTAFRLHVGTYSGNAGDAIRGAYPGIDQNGYGFSTIDRDNDGCSPCIFGDIAQRECTSSEGGGWWYSRCGSASLNGDWHPAGDHIGWASGLHWQTWKTHAPYSAKATRMMIKSL from the exons ATGCAG aaccagcagagggcagtttCTCCTCAAG GAACAGACTGCACACAGATTAAGGCTCTCTTACCACAAGCATCCAGTGGGGTTTATGTAATCCAGCCTGCCGGAGTGAAGACTCCCTTCAAG GTGTACTGTGAGATGCGGTCAGATGGAGGCTGGACAGTGTTTCAGAAACGCAGTGGTGGATTGGTTTCCTTTAACAGGAAATGGGCAGCATATAAAAATGGTTTTGGATGCCTGACAC AGGACCACTGGCTTGGTCTGCAAAAGGTTTTCTGTTTGACcaagaacaaaaccaaaagatgGAGTATGAGGGTGGACCTGTGGGACCATGAAAGTGGCACTGCTTTCGCAGAGTACAGAAACTTCAGATTAGGCAATGAGAAAACAGCTTTCAGACTGCATGTTGGGACATACAGCGGAAACGCAG GTGATGCCATCCGTGGTGCCTATCCAGGCATTGACCAGAACGGCTATGGTTTCAGCACCATCGATCGGGACAATGATGGCTGCTCCCCATGCATCTTTGGCGACATTGCTCAAAGGGAATGTACCTCTTCAGAAGGTGGAGGTTGGTGGTACAGTCGTTGTGGCTCTGCCAGTCTGAATGGCGACTGGCATCCTGCTGGTGACCACATTGGTTGGGCGTCAGGCCTCCACTGGCAAACCTGGAAAACACATGCCCCTTACTCCGCCAAGGCCACAAGGATGATGATCAAGTCTCTGTGA